The Saccharomonospora glauca K62 genome has a segment encoding these proteins:
- a CDS encoding MBL fold metallo-hydrolase yields MRVHHLDCGTMHPPGGRLVDGRPGLFRRAELVCHCLLVETDSELVLVETGLGLRAATHPEEWLGRNFVKLFHPVLDPEITAVRQIERLGYSPSDVRHVVLTHLDRDHAGGLADFPHATVHVHEAELRALRAQTDGREQPRYWAKHFAHGPRFESYSADGESWFGFEAVRELKGLPPEILLVPLAGHTRGHTGVAIDTGTRWLFHAGDAYYHPNALDPAGPKVPWGLGLFERRMETIAGSRLRNRRRLAELIRTPGATVSVFNAHDATDFARMAGSHKG; encoded by the coding sequence ATGCGGGTACACCACCTCGACTGCGGCACGATGCATCCTCCCGGCGGCCGCCTCGTCGACGGCCGGCCCGGACTGTTCCGGCGCGCCGAACTCGTCTGTCACTGCCTGCTCGTCGAGACCGACTCCGAACTCGTGCTCGTGGAGACGGGTCTGGGACTCCGCGCCGCCACGCACCCGGAGGAATGGCTCGGGCGCAACTTCGTCAAGCTCTTTCACCCCGTGCTCGACCCCGAGATCACCGCCGTACGGCAGATCGAGCGGCTGGGTTACTCGCCGTCGGACGTGCGGCACGTGGTGCTGACCCACCTCGACCGCGACCACGCAGGCGGTCTCGCCGACTTCCCCCACGCCACCGTGCACGTCCACGAGGCCGAACTCCGGGCGTTGCGGGCTCAGACCGACGGCCGGGAACAGCCACGGTACTGGGCGAAGCACTTCGCGCACGGCCCGCGGTTCGAGTCGTACTCGGCCGACGGGGAGTCGTGGTTCGGCTTCGAGGCCGTCCGGGAGCTCAAGGGCCTGCCGCCCGAGATCCTGCTTGTGCCTCTGGCGGGCCACACGCGCGGACACACGGGCGTCGCGATCGACACGGGTACGCGCTGGCTGTTCCACGCGGGCGACGCCTACTACCATCCCAACGCGCTCGACCCGGCGGGCCCGAAGGTGCCGTGGGGCCTCGGGCTCTTCGAACGCCGCATGGAGACCATCGCCGGAAGCCGACTGCGCAACCGACGACGGCTGGCCGAGCTGATTCGCACGCCCGGCGCGACGGTGTCGGTGTTCAACGCCCACGACGCCACCGACTTCGCCCGGATGGCGGGCTCCCACAAGGGCTGA
- a CDS encoding amidohydrolase → MTTAIIGGYVVPVDGQPIDGGTVLMENGKIRAVGASSEVEVPDGADIVDASGSWVLPGFIDAHAHLGVHEEGEGWSGNDTNEMTDPNGARFRAIDGIDPYEVGFDDALSGGVTSVVIKPGSGNPIGGQTVGVKTWGRTVLDMLFAEHVSVKSALGENPKRVYGEKDKTPSTRLGVAAVLREAFTKARNYAAQREAARAEGKPFETDLTMETLTRVLDGELYWDQHTHRADDIVTAVRIAEEFGYKLVVNHGTEGHLIADFLAERNVPVILGPLFTSRSKVELRQRTLRSAGILARAGVQIAITTDHPVVPINFLVYQAALAVKEGLDPETALRALTINPARILGLDDRVGALKPGLDADVVIWSGDPLNVMNRALRVFVRGREVYHYDEAAGEGVVADRRYRE, encoded by the coding sequence ATGACGACTGCGATCATTGGCGGCTACGTGGTCCCCGTCGACGGGCAACCGATCGACGGGGGCACCGTGCTTATGGAGAACGGCAAGATCCGCGCCGTGGGTGCCTCCTCGGAGGTCGAGGTGCCCGACGGCGCGGACATCGTCGACGCGTCCGGCTCCTGGGTGCTGCCCGGCTTCATCGACGCCCACGCGCACCTCGGCGTGCACGAGGAGGGCGAGGGCTGGTCGGGTAACGACACCAACGAGATGACCGACCCGAACGGCGCCCGGTTCCGTGCCATCGACGGCATCGACCCGTACGAGGTGGGCTTCGACGACGCGCTGTCCGGCGGTGTCACGAGTGTCGTGATCAAGCCCGGTTCCGGCAACCCGATCGGCGGCCAGACGGTCGGCGTGAAGACGTGGGGCCGGACGGTGCTCGACATGCTCTTCGCCGAGCACGTGAGCGTGAAGAGCGCGCTCGGGGAGAACCCCAAGCGGGTCTACGGCGAGAAGGACAAGACCCCCTCGACGCGGCTCGGCGTCGCGGCGGTGCTGAGGGAGGCGTTCACCAAGGCGCGTAACTACGCGGCCCAGCGCGAGGCCGCCCGCGCCGAGGGCAAGCCGTTCGAGACGGACCTGACCATGGAGACGCTGACCCGCGTCCTCGACGGCGAGCTGTACTGGGACCAGCACACACACCGCGCCGACGACATCGTCACGGCCGTGCGGATCGCGGAGGAGTTCGGCTACAAGCTGGTGGTCAACCACGGCACCGAGGGCCACCTCATCGCCGACTTCCTCGCCGAGCGCAACGTTCCGGTGATCCTCGGGCCGCTGTTCACCAGCCGGAGCAAGGTCGAGCTGCGCCAGCGCACCCTGCGATCGGCGGGCATCCTCGCGCGTGCTGGCGTACAGATCGCGATCACCACCGACCACCCGGTCGTCCCGATCAACTTCCTCGTCTACCAGGCCGCGCTCGCGGTCAAGGAAGGCCTGGACCCGGAGACGGCGCTGCGGGCGCTGACGATCAACCCGGCCCGCATCCTGGGGCTCGACGACCGCGTGGGAGCGCTCAAGCCGGGCTTGGACGCCGACGTGGTGATCTGGTCCGGCGACCCGCTCAACGTGATGAACCGCGCTCTGCGGGTGTTCGTGCGGGGCCGCGAGGTGTACCACTACGACGAGGCGGCCGGCGAGGGTGTCGTCGCCGACCGCCGTTATCGCGAGTGA
- a CDS encoding aldose 1-epimerase family protein, with translation MAKPTGEQFELTRGGARAVVTEIGAGLRAFEVNKVPYLETFDEDATPPKAAGQVLFPWPNRTKGARWTYDGQPQELEVTEEARGNAIHGLVRHKEWELLEHGEWFIRLAVDVGAEPGWPVPLRTEITYDLAPRGLTVTHEVRNEGDKPIGFGVGTHPYLRIGDVPTDELTLTLAASRVRPYVADEQLPFGEEIDVDGTDYDLRDGRIVGGLDLDTAFGGLVPYGDGRYHHLLSHHDTTLDLWADPDFGWVQVFTPSDYPGRGRAIAVEPMTCPADALNSGTDLIELEPGASWRGSWGLVVDIR, from the coding sequence ATGGCGAAACCGACGGGGGAACAGTTCGAATTGACCAGGGGCGGCGCCCGCGCCGTGGTCACCGAGATCGGGGCCGGACTACGGGCGTTCGAGGTCAACAAGGTGCCCTACCTGGAGACGTTCGACGAGGACGCGACACCCCCGAAGGCCGCGGGGCAGGTGTTGTTCCCGTGGCCGAACCGCACGAAGGGTGCGCGGTGGACCTACGACGGCCAGCCCCAGGAGCTGGAGGTCACCGAGGAGGCGCGCGGCAACGCCATCCACGGCCTCGTGCGCCACAAGGAATGGGAGCTGCTGGAGCACGGCGAGTGGTTCATCCGGCTCGCGGTGGACGTCGGGGCCGAGCCGGGGTGGCCGGTGCCGCTGCGTACGGAGATCACCTACGACCTGGCCCCGCGCGGGCTCACCGTCACCCACGAGGTGCGCAACGAGGGCGACAAGCCCATCGGTTTCGGTGTGGGCACGCACCCGTACCTGCGGATCGGTGACGTGCCCACCGACGAGCTGACGCTCACGCTCGCGGCGTCACGGGTTCGGCCCTACGTCGCCGACGAGCAGCTGCCCTTCGGTGAGGAGATCGACGTCGACGGCACCGACTACGACCTGCGGGACGGGCGCATCGTGGGTGGTCTGGACCTCGACACGGCGTTCGGGGGGTTGGTCCCCTACGGCGACGGCAGGTACCACCATCTGCTGTCCCACCACGACACGACGCTCGACCTGTGGGCCGACCCCGACTTCGGGTGGGTCCAGGTGTTCACGCCGTCGGACTATCCGGGGCGGGGAAGGGCGATCGCCGTCGAGCCGATGACGTGTCCCGCCGACGCGTTGAACTCGGGAACCGACCTCATCGAGTTGGAACCCGGCGCGTCCTGGCGAGGTTCGTGGGGTCTCGTCGTCGATATTCGTTAG
- a CDS encoding acyl-CoA dehydrogenase family protein: MPATSARPTVQRLLPDTESEDLLALAREIARDELAPLAAEYEEKEIFPREQFRVLGRAGLLGLPYSQRWGGGEVPYEVYLQVLEEIAAAWMSVGVGLSVHTMSCYALAEYGTDEQRDRWLPAMLEGELLGAYALSEPHAGSDAAALTTRARRDGDCYVVNGVKAWTTHGGHADYYTTMVRTSDDGGRGISCLLVDGATPGLSAAPPERKMGLTGSATTQMIFEDARVDADRLIGAEGQGLKIALSSLASGRLGIAACSVGLAQAALDEAVAYAKQRTQFGKPIIDFQGLEFLLADMAAAVDSARAMYLDAARRRDRGWAFTRQSSVAKLVATDAAMKVTTDAVQVFGGAGYTRDFPVERYLREAKVPQIFEGTNQIQRMVIARELRKL; encoded by the coding sequence ATGCCCGCGACGTCCGCGCGGCCCACCGTGCAGCGCCTGCTCCCCGACACCGAGTCCGAGGACCTGCTGGCCCTCGCCCGCGAGATCGCTCGTGACGAGCTGGCGCCCCTGGCGGCCGAGTACGAGGAGAAGGAGATCTTCCCCCGCGAACAGTTCCGCGTCCTGGGCCGAGCCGGCCTGCTGGGACTGCCGTACTCGCAGCGCTGGGGCGGCGGCGAGGTGCCGTACGAGGTATATCTCCAAGTACTCGAAGAGATCGCCGCGGCCTGGATGTCGGTGGGCGTCGGCCTGTCCGTGCACACGATGTCGTGCTACGCGCTCGCCGAGTACGGCACCGACGAGCAACGCGACCGCTGGCTGCCCGCGATGCTGGAGGGCGAGCTGCTGGGCGCGTACGCGCTGTCGGAACCCCACGCCGGCTCCGACGCCGCCGCACTGACGACGCGGGCTCGACGTGACGGTGACTGCTACGTGGTCAACGGGGTGAAGGCGTGGACCACCCACGGCGGCCACGCCGACTACTACACGACGATGGTGCGCACGTCGGACGACGGAGGCCGGGGCATCAGTTGCCTGCTCGTGGACGGTGCCACGCCCGGACTGTCCGCCGCGCCGCCCGAGCGGAAGATGGGCCTCACCGGGTCCGCCACGACCCAGATGATCTTCGAGGACGCCCGCGTGGACGCCGATCGGCTCATCGGCGCCGAGGGGCAGGGGCTGAAGATCGCGCTGTCGTCACTGGCCTCGGGCAGGCTCGGCATCGCGGCCTGCTCGGTGGGGCTCGCCCAGGCCGCCCTCGACGAGGCCGTCGCCTACGCGAAGCAGCGCACGCAGTTCGGCAAGCCGATCATCGACTTCCAGGGGTTGGAGTTCCTGCTCGCCGACATGGCCGCCGCCGTGGACTCCGCGCGGGCGATGTACCTCGACGCCGCGCGGCGCCGCGACCGGGGGTGGGCGTTCACCCGGCAGTCGTCGGTGGCGAAACTCGTCGCCACCGACGCCGCCATGAAGGTGACCACCGACGCCGTCCAGGTCTTCGGCGGCGCCGGGTACACCCGCGACTTCCCCGTGGAGCGCTACCTGCGCGAGGCGAAGGTGCCCCAGATCTTCGAGGGCACCAACCAGATCCAGCGCATGGTCATCGCGCGGGAACTGCGCAAGCTGTGA
- a CDS encoding TetR/AcrR family transcriptional regulator has protein sequence MPRQTDTRQRMLRTAAELLRTQGYHATGLNQVLTASAAPKGSLYFHFPGGKEQLAGEALTLAGRELATTLESVLAEAGGLTEGLEAMVDHLAEGLEASNFRQGCPLSTTALDAGADSEPIRQACSGGFDAWHHVLVDHLASHGVEPEAADELATTVLAAVEGALLLARTRRDVTPLRIVGRQLRTLAEGAK, from the coding sequence ATGCCGAGACAGACGGACACCCGGCAGCGAATGCTGCGCACCGCGGCCGAGTTGCTGCGCACGCAGGGCTATCACGCCACCGGACTGAACCAGGTGCTCACCGCAAGCGCCGCGCCCAAGGGATCGCTCTACTTCCACTTCCCCGGCGGCAAGGAACAACTCGCGGGCGAGGCCCTCACCCTGGCGGGACGGGAACTCGCCACCACGCTCGAAAGCGTGCTGGCCGAGGCGGGCGGACTCACGGAGGGCCTCGAAGCGATGGTGGACCACCTCGCCGAAGGGCTCGAAGCCTCGAACTTCCGACAGGGCTGCCCCCTCTCGACGACGGCTCTCGACGCGGGGGCGGACAGCGAACCGATCCGGCAGGCCTGCTCGGGCGGCTTCGACGCCTGGCACCACGTGCTGGTCGACCACCTCGCCTCCCACGGCGTCGAGCCCGAGGCGGCCGACGAGCTGGCCACCACGGTGCTCGCCGCCGTCGAAGGAGCACTGCTACTGGCCAGGACCCGCCGGGACGTCACCCCACTGCGCATCGTCGGACGACAACTGCGAACCCTGGCGGAAGGAGCGAAGTGA